Sequence from the Chrysiogenia bacterium genome:
CATCGGGGTCGACGCGTACGATGTCCATGCGCTCGGCATCGACGAAGGTCAGCACCAGTTGCCGGGGCGCCGAGGCGCAGGCGCCCAGTGCAAGGCCGAGCACCGCCGCCAGGAGGGAGATCCGGATCGATTGCATGGAAGTCATCATCGCGCCGCGATGGTAGTGCGTGAGCAAGCCCAGAGAAAATGAGAGGGAGAGAAAGGCGAAGGGCTGCCTGTGCGGGAGGCCTGCTCGGCCAAGCGCCCGCTTGCGCGGGAGCCTTGATAGACGAAGGGCCCGCTTGCGCGAGCCCTTGGCCTTGGGAAGAGGGGAGTTTTTAGGGGGGCAAGGCCTCACAACCGAAGGGAGGGGGGGCCATGAGACCTTGCCTAGCCCCGAAGAAAATCCTCGGGGCCAACTCTGCCATCAGATAGAGCAAGTCACGTACCACGAAGCATTTTTCGCTGGGATAAAATGATATTTACTGTGATTTCGAGGGCTTAGTGACTTAACGCGATGCAGAATTTTTGAGGTTGCCCCGACGCCGAGAGGGCAATTTCGTCAGTATTTTGGACAAATCTGGCTGCTACCTGTCAAGCCATTGGCAAAGGCCCCACTCCTGCCCCAGACCCCATCGGAGGTCCTACATAACTGCACGTTATTATTGACATATCTGGCACTTTGTCAGATCACGCCAAATTTACCGACGGGCGAGTTCCCTGCCAAAAAGCGTCAGTGAGGGGCATTCAGCCATAACATTGGACACATTTGGCAAGTGCCTTGCGCCATCTGTCGGCACCGGGCCCCGCAAAATCGGACGCCCCGATTCTGCCCCCGGCACCCGGGCTCGCGCTATGATTTCTCCGACCTTGCGAGTATTCGGAGAGTCGTGATGACTACGCCCACCCGCTCCGCCGGAAATGCCCGCAGCGCCCGTCTCGGGATGGCGCAACTTCTGGCGATGCTCGCCCTCGCGTTGGCGGTCCCCGCCCTCTCGCTGGCACAGAGCGGCACGCCGGCCCCGGCCGGCGACGCGGGCGTCTCTGCAACCGACACCGCTCCCCGGGGCCGGGTCATCACCGGCACCATCGACGATGAGATCGGCTTCGCCACCTCCGCCTATGTCATGCGCCTCATCGAGCGCGCGGAAAAAGAGAACGCCGACGCGCTCGTGCTGGAGATCAACACCTTTGGCGGACGCGTCGATGCAGCCGTGGCCATTCGCGACGCGCTGCTCGATACAAAGGTCCCCACCGTCGCCTGGATCCACCGCCGCGCCATCAGCGCCGGCGCGCTCATTTCCTTTGCCTGCGACAAGATCGTGATCAGCCCCGGCGGCACCATGGGGGCGGCCACGCCCATTCAGATCGCGCCGGGTTCCCAGGAAGCCACGCCCGTGAGCGAGAAATACGTCTCCTACTTCCGTCAAGAGATGCGCGCCACCGCCGAGGTCAATGGACGCGACGGCGACATCGCCGAAGCCATGGTCGACGCCGACCGCGAAGTGGCAGGCCTCTCGGAAAAGGGCAAGCTGCTCACGCTGACGACCGATACCGCCATGGAACACAAGATCGCCGACGCGATCGGTTCCTCCATGGATGAAGTGCTTACCTACCTGAAGCTGCGTGCCACGCCCGAGACCGTCGCGCGCACGTGGGCCGAAGACCTCGTCGGTTTTCTCACCAGTTCGGCGGTCTCAGGCATGCTGTTCATGGCGATGATCGCCCTTGGTTACATGGAATATCAGGCCCCCGGCTTCGGCGCTTTCGGCTACGGTGCGATTTTGTGTTTCCTGCTGCTCTTCGGCAGTCATTACCTCGTCAACCTCGCCGGGTGGGAGGAGATGCTACTCTTCGGAGTCGGCGTGATTCTGCTGCTGGTAGAGATCTTCGTCACGCCGGGCTTCGGTGTGCTCGGCGCGCTGGGCGGGTTGAGTATTTTTGCGGCGATGGTACTGCTGCTGCTGGCCG
This genomic interval carries:
- a CDS encoding ATP-dependent Clp protease proteolytic subunit, which encodes MTTPTRSAGNARSARLGMAQLLAMLALALAVPALSLAQSGTPAPAGDAGVSATDTAPRGRVITGTIDDEIGFATSAYVMRLIERAEKENADALVLEINTFGGRVDAAVAIRDALLDTKVPTVAWIHRRAISAGALISFACDKIVISPGGTMGAATPIQIAPGSQEATPVSEKYVSYFRQEMRATAEVNGRDGDIAEAMVDADREVAGLSEKGKLLTLTTDTAMEHKIADAIGSSMDEVLTYLKLRATPETVARTWAEDLVGFLTSSAVSGMLFMAMIALGYMEYQAPGFGAFGYGAILCFLLLFGSHYLVNLAGWEEMLLFGVGVILLLVEIFVTPGFGVLGALGGLSIFAAMVLLLLAGDFSDFEFSNPFAADAAMRVLVSTALSIGIILFLMSYLPAKKAPGALVLAHVESGDAGYRSHEHEVTHGDLVGMEGEALSPLRPSGRARLNGRRVDVESEGEFIDKGDRVRVLRVQPGKVIVRKV